The genome window TTCATGGGGCTTGTCGCGGTGTTGTTCATGCCGGGGCATTTGGCGATACGAGTGCAACGATAACCGCCAACCAGCTGCTGGCATCTCAAATTCGAATTGCCGGACTGATTGCCAGAGCGCCGGATCATCTGGATAAACCGGCCTATGTAGAAACGGCACGAATTCAGAATGGTATTGTGCTCATTGAACCAGCGAAATAGGAGGGCTTCCAGCATATGGGTGAGGTAATTGTTATAACTTCAGGCAAAGGCGGTGTTGGCAAGACAACGACAACTGCCAATCTGGGTACCGGTTTCGCTTTAATGGGGAAAAAAGTTGTATTGGTGGATGCCGATATCGGGCTGCGTAATCTAGATGTGGTTATGGGGCTGGAGAATCGCATTGTGTATGATCTTGTGGATGTGACCGAAGGAAACTGCCGTTTGAAGCAGGCTTTAATTCGGGACAAGCGTTATGAGACACTTTATTTGCTGCCGGCTGCCCAGACCAGGGATAAAACTGCCGTCAATCCCGATCAGATGCGGTTGCTGTGCCAGGATTTGGCTCAGGAGTTTGATTACGTTCTTATCGATTGTCCTGCCGGGATTGAACAAGGTTTTAAAAATGCTATTGCCGGCGCCGACCGAGCCATTATTGTGACTACGCCGGAAGTTTCGGCGGTTCGTGATGCGGATCGAATCATCGGCTTGCTGGAGTCGGAAGGGAAAAGCAATCCTAAATTGATTGTCAATCGCATCCGGCCTCAGATGGTAAAAAAAGGGGACATGATGGATATTGACGATATTATCGAAATTTTGGCGGTCGATTTATTAGGAATCATTCCGGAAGATGAGTATATTGTCATTTCCACCAACCGGGGAGAACCGGCCATTACCAATCCGGTTTCGACGGCGAGTACTGCCTATAAAAACATTGTCCGCCGGCTGATGGGAGAGAATGTTCCCTTAATGACTTTTGAGGTTCATGACGGATTCTTCGATAAACTGAAAAGAATATTTGGATTTTAGGGGGGGGATAACTGTGCTTGAGCTAATACGAAAATTGTTCGCTAAGGAGTCAGTCGGCTCGAAAGATATTGCGAAGGAACGTCTCCGCCTGGTATTGGTTCATGACCGGGTCAATGTATCGCCGCAGTTTATGGAAGTCCTCAAAGATGATATGATCAGAGTGATTTCAAACTACATGGAGATCAACGAGAAGGATATGGAAGTGAATCTTACCAATACCAAAACATCAGTGGCACTGATTGCCAATATTCCGGTAAACCGGATGAAGCGGGGTGTTATTTCCGATGATTAATCATCTGAGGACACAGAAGCACAGACTTCTGTGTCTCATTTTTTTGCCACTGCAGCAACCTCAATTTGATTACCGCGCCGTGCAACGTAAGGTGAAAGGGAGGACAGGATGCTAACCGCAGAGAGCGCAGAGAGATATCGGCTGAAATGATGGTATTGCCACTGGACGTGAAGGGGAAATACTATTATAATGAGAAAAGATTTATTCGATTCATTTCATTTTAGAGGAAGCGAAAGGTATATGCAATCATGCTGAATCGGCGGTTGTTAAGAAATCTGGACTATGTAACAATAGTGATGACCGGCTTACTGATTTTAATCAGTCTGGTTATTATCGGCAGTGCCACCCACGTGAATGCACCCAGTGAGGATCGGTACTGGTATGTGCAGCGCCAGGGTATCTTTGCAGTCGTTAACATTTTTATTATTTTTGTTATGCTGCATTTTGATTACCGATCATTAGGCAGAGTTGCCAATATTTTATATGGCATTAATTTGGTAATGCTGTTGGCCGTTATGCTTGTCGGGCAATCAGCCCTCGGGGCCCAGCGCTGGATTCAGCTTGGACCGATCAGCATCCAGCCGTCGGAGTTTTCCAAGCTGATTATGATTATTTCTTTGGCGAATCTTTTGGATAAACGTGCCGGGAAATTAAATTCTTTTCGCGAGATTATTCCGGTATTCCTTTATGTTGGCGTTCCTTTCCTGCTGGTATTAAAGCAGCCGGATCTGGGAACATCGCTGGTATTTCTGGCAATTTTATTTGGCATGATTTTTATTGCAGGGATCAGTACTCGGCATTTGATGATAATATTTGGTGCCGGAATTGCTGTTATGCCGATCTTTTGGCACTTTCTCAAAGATTATCAGAAAAAACGGTTGACAGTGTTTATTGATCCCAATGTGGATCCTTTAGGCTCCGGTTACCATATTATTCAATCCAAAATTGCTATCGGCTCCGGCATGCTGTTCGGCAAGGGATTGTTCGGCGGTACGCAAAGTCAGTTGAACTTTCTGCCGGAAAATCATACCGACTTTATTTTTGCCGTTATTGGCGAGGAACTGGGATTTGTCGGCGCGGTTTTGATATTACTGATTTATTTTGTCCTTTTATATCGGGGTATTAAGATTGCCGGCTTGGCCAGAGATAACTTCGGCACTTTGCTGGCTACGGGAATTACTTCCATGCTGACTTTTCATGTCTTGGTGAATGTCGGTATGACGGCGGGAATTATGCCGGTAACGGGAATCCCCCTGCCCCTTATGAGCTATGGAGTCAGCGCTTTGACAACAAATATGATCAGTATCGGCATTTTGTTAAATATATATATGCGGCGGCAGAAAATTTTGTTTTAAATAAAAATGCACGACCGAGGGGTTGTGCATTTTTACGTTATAAAAATAAGGATTTGTCATATACATTTGAATAGAAGTATGGGCTGTGGGGTGGCGTATATGGCAAAACCGTGGAATCGATGGCAAAATCACTGGGAAACCAGGGAGCCCTGGCAGTACCGGGGAGAAGAAGATGACTACGGCTGGCTGAAACGGTCGGTAACGGCGATCTTGCTTTTTACTGTAATTTATGGGGCGCATGTGTCGGATACCCGCCTGGGCCGCGCCATTGACGACGGAGTTCACTATGTATTGACGGTGGACACCGATTGGGGCTATTTAATGAGTCAGGCAGCGAATTATGCCCCCAAGGATATGGATTTATCGGCGTTAAAGCGAGTTCAAACCACAGTTTCCCAGCCGGCCGATCCTTTGCAGTATATGAGTAAGCCGGTCACCGGTAAAATTACGGCGAAGTATGGCTGGCAGCAGCATCCGGTTTTAAAACAAGAGATGATGCACGAGGGAATTGATTTTGCAGTACCATTAGGCACCAGTGTACGGGCCAGTGCGCCGGGACAGGTTAAAATGATTACCGACAGCGCTCAGTTCGGCAAAGTGCTGATTCTTCAACACAGCCAGGCAGTAGAAACTTTGTATGGGCATTTGGGGGAGGTATTGGTGCAGCCTGATGATATGGTGAGTCAGGGACAGGTAGTGGCCAAAGTCGGCAAGACGGGAATGACTTCCGGTCCCCTGCTCTATTTTGAGGTTCGGGAAAATGGAAAAGCCGTGGATCCATTAACCCGGCTGAAAGGCGATTTTCCGGTCGAAGAGAGGAAGTGAAGTTTTGCGGACCGGCAGGATACATGGGATCCAATTGGTTTTAAATCATTGGTTTTTAGGTTTGATTTTATTGTTTACTTTAATGGGGCTGGGTGGAAAGGTGCTGGTGGTGTTTAGTGCGGTATTGTTTCACGAATTGGCTCACGCATTAACTGCGATGGCACTTGACTTTACTGTAAGGGAAATTGAACTGTTGCCTTTTGGCGGTGTTGCCCGTATTGATGGTCTGGGGCAGGCCGGCTCAGGGGATGAAATCAAAATAGCGGCCGCCGGGCCAGCTGCCAGTCTGGTTTTGGCGGCCGTTGTATATTTAAGCATGCAAAAACTGATCGGGTGGGGAGAGTTACTGGGATTTTATTATGAAGTCAATGTTATGTTGGCATTGTTTAACCTTATTCCGGCGCTGCCTTTAGATGGCGGCCGCATTTTGCGTGCTTATCTGGCGCGGCAGGGAAATTATAATCGGGCTACGCATATAGTGGTTAGAATTAGTTATTTTCTCTGTTTGATACTGGTGGGCTTGGCTGGCTATAGCTATTTAAGCAGCGGTACTATTAATCTGACCTTATTTATTGCCGCTGTTTTTCTTTATGTGGCAGGGAAAAAGGAACAGGCTGTGGCCGGGTTTCGAACCCTGCGGCTATTTGCCCATAAAAAAGCAAAATTGCAGCGGCAAGGGTTGATGATGACAAGACAGATTACGGCGCTGGAGACGGCCAGAGTGAAGGATGTTGTCCAATGCTTTCAAGCCGAATACTACTATATGGTGGTGGTGGTGGATGGCAAGCTTCGCTTCTGCGGCATGATAACGGAAACGAAAATTTGGGAAGAGCTGCCGGAGCGGGGGTTATATAGCCGGATTGGCGATTTAATCTAGGGAGGACCGGCAGGATTTTTTTTTATTATGTAGAACCTAAGGTAGGATATTCGGACTAAAGTTTGGATATTTTTGGGTAAGATATAGGTAGAATGGCAATCAATAGTTTGGAGGTAACACATGATTACGCTTGATCCCGCTATTTTAAGCCGGGTAGCCAAACCGGGACGTTATACCGGTAATGAATGGAACAGCATCATCAAGGATCCGTCCCAGGTGGGGATTACTGTGGCACTGGCATTGCCGGATGTATATGAAGTCGGTATGTCAAATCTGGGTCTGAAAATTTTATATCAAATTATCAATAACCGGCCGGATGCCGCGGCAGAAAGGGTTTATGCGCCATGGGTGGATATGGAGGCGGAAATGCGACGGTATCATATTCCGCTGTTTACCCTGGAAAGTAAGCGGCCGGTGCAGCATTGCGATATCATCGGATTTTCGCTTCAGTACGAGCTAAGTTATTCCAACGTACTCAATATGCTGGATTTATCCGGCATTCCCCTGCTGGCAGCCGACAGGGAAGACAAGTTTCCTTTGGTGATTGGCGGCGGTCCCTGCGCGTTTAATCCTGAACCGGTGGCGGCTTTTTTTGACTGTTTCGTGATCGGCGAGGGCGAAGAAGTGATGGAGGAAGTGATTGAAACAGCAGCGGATTGGAAAAAAGCAGGCAAAGCAGGCGGCCGCACGGCTTTATTAAAACAATTGGCCGGTTTGAAAGGAATTTATGTACCATCATTATACAGCGTCAGTTATGCTGCTGATGGTACGGCAGCGAAGGCTGCGGTCAACTGCCCGGAAGCAAAGCCGGTGATTGCCAAACGGGTGATCCGGGACTTGAATCAGGTGGAATTCGCCACCCGGCCGGTAGTTCCTTACCTGGACATTGTGCATGACCGGATTATGCTGGAATTATTTCGTGGCTGCACTCGAGGCTGCCGTTTTTGTCAGGCGGGGGTTATTTATCGCCCGGTCAGGGAAAGACGGCCGGAAATTCTGCTGCAGCTGGCTCAGGAACTGGTTGATAGCACCGGATATAATGAAATGTCCCTGACCTCGCTGAGCTCGGCCGATTATTCTTGCTTGCATCAGCTTGTTCAAGCCTTAATTGAAAGATTTAAAGAGCAGGGGGTCAGCGTGTCGCTGCCGTCACTGCGAATTGACAGTTTTTCCGTGCAGTTGGCCCAGGAAGTGCAGCAGGTTCGTAAAAGCGGGCTGACGTTTGCGCCGGAAGCGGGTACACAGCGTCTGCGGGACGTAATCAACAAAGGGGTAACGGAAGAAAATTTGATGACTGCGGTGGGAGCTGCTTTTGGCGCCGGCTGGTCGGCCGTAAAGCTTTATTTTATGATTGGCCTGCCGACAGAGACCGATGAGGATATTGAGGGGATTGCTGCATTGGCTTACCGGGTGCTTGATTTGTACAAGACGGTCAAAGGGCGCCGGGGTGCTAAAGTAACGGTCAGTGTGTCTTCTTTTGTTCCTAAGCCCCATACCCCGTTTCAGTGGTTTGGACAAAACTCTCCTGCCGAGCTGGAAAGAAAGCAGCAGTTATTAAAATCACGGCTGAGAGACCGGAATATTTCCTTCAACTGGCATGATACCCGGACCAGTTTATTGGAAGGGGTATTTGCCAGAGGCGACCGGAGCCTTTCCCAGGTGATTCTGGCTGCCTGGCAGCATGGCGCTAAATTTGACGGCTGGTCGGAGCACTTTAAAAGTGATGTTTGGCTGGAAGCTTTTCGGTCTGCCGGACTGGATCCTTATTTTTATGCCGGGAGAGAGCGGAAACCTGATGAAATTTTCCCGTGGGAGCATATTACCTGCGGTGTGGACAAGACCTATTTGCAGGAAGAATATCAGCGGGCACTGGCCGGAGCGGCAACGGGTGACTGCCGGCGGGATGATTGCCGGGGTTGCGGTGTTTGCCCGGGTCTGGGAGTAGAGGTATTGGATTGGGGGGAGCAGGCCAATGGCTAAGCTGCGGGTCAAAATCACGAAGGGGGAAGAAGTACGCTATATCTCCCATTTGGATTATGCGGGGGCTATTGAACGGGCCATACGCCGGGCCAACCTTCCCGCCGCCTATTCGGCAGGCTTTAATCCTCATATGAAATTATCGTTTGCCTCGGCTTTAGGACTGGGGGTAACCAGTGAAGGCGAATATATGGATGTGGAGTTCACCGCTGCAGTCGATCCGGTTATGGCGCGAAATAAACTAAATGACAGTCTGCCGCCGGGAATTTTTGTCAAACAATCCGGCTATGTGGATGACCGCAGTCCGGCGTTAATGGCGGTGGTCAATTTAGCTGAATACCGCATCCTGGCGCCGTTGGCGGCTGGAACTGAATTTTGTGATGTTCAGGCAAGTCTGAGACGGTTTCATTCTGCCGACGAAGTGAACTATATCCGGGAATCACCGAAGAAAAAACGGGAAATTGATCTGAAACAGTTTCTGGTTCAGGATATAGCTGCGGCAGCTGCGGGCGAGGCCGTCCGGCTGTCCATGGCCATTAAGATTACGCCGACAGGCAGTGTAAAGGCCGGGGAAGTACTGGCTGCGTTGGTTGCACAGTTT of Veillonellales bacterium contains these proteins:
- the minD gene encoding septum site-determining protein MinD, translating into MGEVIVITSGKGGVGKTTTTANLGTGFALMGKKVVLVDADIGLRNLDVVMGLENRIVYDLVDVTEGNCRLKQALIRDKRYETLYLLPAAQTRDKTAVNPDQMRLLCQDLAQEFDYVLIDCPAGIEQGFKNAIAGADRAIIVTTPEVSAVRDADRIIGLLESEGKSNPKLIVNRIRPQMVKKGDMMDIDDIIEILAVDLLGIIPEDEYIVISTNRGEPAITNPVSTASTAYKNIVRRLMGENVPLMTFEVHDGFFDKLKRIFGF
- the minE gene encoding cell division topological specificity factor MinE, coding for MLELIRKLFAKESVGSKDIAKERLRLVLVHDRVNVSPQFMEVLKDDMIRVISNYMEINEKDMEVNLTNTKTSVALIANIPVNRMKRGVISDD
- the rodA gene encoding rod shape-determining protein RodA — translated: MLNRRLLRNLDYVTIVMTGLLILISLVIIGSATHVNAPSEDRYWYVQRQGIFAVVNIFIIFVMLHFDYRSLGRVANILYGINLVMLLAVMLVGQSALGAQRWIQLGPISIQPSEFSKLIMIISLANLLDKRAGKLNSFREIIPVFLYVGVPFLLVLKQPDLGTSLVFLAILFGMIFIAGISTRHLMIIFGAGIAVMPIFWHFLKDYQKKRLTVFIDPNVDPLGSGYHIIQSKIAIGSGMLFGKGLFGGTQSQLNFLPENHTDFIFAVIGEELGFVGAVLILLIYFVLLYRGIKIAGLARDNFGTLLATGITSMLTFHVLVNVGMTAGIMPVTGIPLPLMSYGVSALTTNMISIGILLNIYMRRQKILF
- a CDS encoding M23 family metallopeptidase, producing MAKPWNRWQNHWETREPWQYRGEEDDYGWLKRSVTAILLFTVIYGAHVSDTRLGRAIDDGVHYVLTVDTDWGYLMSQAANYAPKDMDLSALKRVQTTVSQPADPLQYMSKPVTGKITAKYGWQQHPVLKQEMMHEGIDFAVPLGTSVRASAPGQVKMITDSAQFGKVLILQHSQAVETLYGHLGEVLVQPDDMVSQGQVVAKVGKTGMTSGPLLYFEVRENGKAVDPLTRLKGDFPVEERK
- a CDS encoding M50 family metallopeptidase, yielding MRTGRIHGIQLVLNHWFLGLILLFTLMGLGGKVLVVFSAVLFHELAHALTAMALDFTVREIELLPFGGVARIDGLGQAGSGDEIKIAAAGPAASLVLAAVVYLSMQKLIGWGELLGFYYEVNVMLALFNLIPALPLDGGRILRAYLARQGNYNRATHIVVRISYFLCLILVGLAGYSYLSSGTINLTLFIAAVFLYVAGKKEQAVAGFRTLRLFAHKKAKLQRQGLMMTRQITALETARVKDVVQCFQAEYYYMVVVVDGKLRFCGMITETKIWEELPERGLYSRIGDLI
- a CDS encoding TIGR03960 family B12-binding radical SAM protein, producing MITLDPAILSRVAKPGRYTGNEWNSIIKDPSQVGITVALALPDVYEVGMSNLGLKILYQIINNRPDAAAERVYAPWVDMEAEMRRYHIPLFTLESKRPVQHCDIIGFSLQYELSYSNVLNMLDLSGIPLLAADREDKFPLVIGGGPCAFNPEPVAAFFDCFVIGEGEEVMEEVIETAADWKKAGKAGGRTALLKQLAGLKGIYVPSLYSVSYAADGTAAKAAVNCPEAKPVIAKRVIRDLNQVEFATRPVVPYLDIVHDRIMLELFRGCTRGCRFCQAGVIYRPVRERRPEILLQLAQELVDSTGYNEMSLTSLSSADYSCLHQLVQALIERFKEQGVSVSLPSLRIDSFSVQLAQEVQQVRKSGLTFAPEAGTQRLRDVINKGVTEENLMTAVGAAFGAGWSAVKLYFMIGLPTETDEDIEGIAALAYRVLDLYKTVKGRRGAKVTVSVSSFVPKPHTPFQWFGQNSPAELERKQQLLKSRLRDRNISFNWHDTRTSLLEGVFARGDRSLSQVILAAWQHGAKFDGWSEHFKSDVWLEAFRSAGLDPYFYAGRERKPDEIFPWEHITCGVDKTYLQEEYQRALAGAATGDCRRDDCRGCGVCPGLGVEVLDWGEQANG
- a CDS encoding TIGR03936 family radical SAM-associated protein, whose amino-acid sequence is MAKLRVKITKGEEVRYISHLDYAGAIERAIRRANLPAAYSAGFNPHMKLSFASALGLGVTSEGEYMDVEFTAAVDPVMARNKLNDSLPPGIFVKQSGYVDDRSPALMAVVNLAEYRILAPLAAGTEFCDVQASLRRFHSADEVNYIRESPKKKREIDLKQFLVQDIAAAAAGEAVRLSMAIKITPTGSVKAGEVLAALVAQFDLPVVQDSALIHRVGLYIANETVRSLPLP